In Alicyclobacillus macrosporangiidus CPP55, a single window of DNA contains:
- the mutL gene encoding DNA mismatch repair endonuclease MutL, whose translation MGRIQVMSEALANQIAAGEVVERPASCVKELVENSLDAQARHIGVTLEDGGIARIQVQDDGIGMDADDLLLATARHATSKIRQPRDLTRIQTLGFRGEALASIAAVARVRMASRPHASEQGMQVEVAASQLVSGPRPVGMPPGTVVDVRDLFYNTPARLKYLRTVQTEQARCLEVLQRAALARPDVAFRCETSGRVIWQTPGDGNPLSVMAALFGAGEAKQFLHATRRTADYAVEAWIGRPTQARSSRAHGHLFVNRRPIRNLAIHQAVASAFGQRLMTGRHPVYVLYLEMDPALVDVNVHPHKSEVRFSEERDLAALVQQVVRQALDEAFLVPSIRMAPRTETQAATAPLPLERSEAQPSGPVTTREFWPSPEPVPPAQRMHPETEGRSPGVVRERPVVRPEPRGEAIPVERWQAILAGGAAGEANGPDPGRVHPEQAGNHIPVATPGETAPADEDPAKSRLAKLRPIGQALGTYILAEDGENLYIIDQHAAHERVLYERFRDRMRAARVGRLPLLAPIPVHLSPAEADRIRSQLAELQEAGLEVEDFGGSDVLVRTIPDIWDGLDAPRLAEEVVRSLAEDGAQADAREALRERIVLRACKAAIKAHDHLSDEEIAALCQALAGLEDPFHCPHGRPVILRLTQHELEKEFRRIV comes from the coding sequence GTGGGGCGGATCCAGGTAATGTCCGAAGCGCTCGCCAACCAGATCGCCGCGGGCGAGGTGGTGGAGCGCCCGGCTTCGTGCGTCAAAGAATTGGTGGAGAACAGCCTCGATGCCCAGGCGCGGCACATCGGCGTGACGTTGGAGGACGGCGGCATCGCACGGATCCAGGTGCAAGACGATGGGATAGGCATGGATGCGGACGATCTCCTGCTCGCCACGGCCCGCCATGCGACCAGCAAGATACGCCAGCCGCGGGACCTGACGCGCATCCAGACCCTCGGATTCCGCGGTGAGGCGCTGGCGTCCATCGCCGCAGTCGCCCGGGTGCGCATGGCCTCCCGGCCGCACGCGTCCGAACAGGGGATGCAGGTGGAGGTGGCGGCGAGCCAGTTGGTGTCCGGCCCCCGCCCCGTCGGCATGCCGCCCGGTACGGTGGTCGATGTGCGGGACCTCTTCTACAACACCCCCGCTCGGCTCAAATACCTGCGGACGGTGCAGACAGAGCAGGCGCGCTGCCTGGAGGTCCTGCAGCGGGCCGCCCTGGCGCGGCCGGACGTGGCCTTTCGTTGCGAGACCAGCGGCCGCGTCATCTGGCAGACTCCTGGCGACGGGAACCCCCTTTCGGTGATGGCTGCCCTGTTCGGGGCGGGGGAAGCGAAGCAGTTTTTACACGCCACTCGCCGAACGGCCGACTACGCCGTGGAGGCTTGGATCGGGCGGCCCACGCAGGCGCGGTCCTCGCGTGCCCACGGGCATCTGTTCGTCAACCGCAGGCCTATCCGCAACCTCGCCATTCACCAGGCGGTCGCGTCCGCCTTCGGCCAGCGTTTGATGACCGGCCGGCATCCCGTATACGTCTTGTATCTGGAGATGGACCCGGCGCTGGTCGATGTCAACGTGCATCCGCACAAATCCGAGGTTCGGTTCAGTGAGGAGCGCGACCTGGCGGCGCTGGTGCAACAAGTTGTACGCCAGGCCCTGGACGAAGCGTTTCTCGTCCCTTCCATCCGGATGGCCCCGCGGACCGAAACCCAGGCGGCGACCGCGCCACTGCCGCTCGAACGGTCGGAAGCCCAGCCCTCGGGACCCGTGACAACCCGGGAATTCTGGCCGTCACCGGAGCCGGTTCCTCCTGCTCAGCGTATGCATCCGGAAACGGAAGGGCGGTCGCCGGGCGTGGTACGCGAGCGCCCGGTGGTGCGGCCGGAGCCGCGCGGAGAAGCTATCCCGGTGGAGCGCTGGCAGGCGATTTTGGCGGGTGGCGCCGCGGGAGAAGCGAACGGACCGGATCCCGGGAGGGTGCATCCCGAGCAGGCGGGGAATCACATACCGGTGGCGACCCCGGGGGAGACCGCGCCCGCGGACGAGGACCCGGCGAAATCCCGTTTGGCCAAACTGCGCCCCATCGGCCAGGCGCTTGGCACGTACATCCTCGCCGAAGACGGGGAGAACCTGTATATCATTGACCAGCACGCGGCGCACGAGCGGGTCCTCTACGAGCGCTTCCGCGACCGGATGCGGGCAGCTCGGGTCGGGCGCCTCCCTCTGTTGGCCCCGATTCCGGTGCATCTTTCACCGGCGGAAGCGGATCGAATTCGCAGTCAACTGGCAGAATTGCAGGAAGCCGGGCTGGAGGTGGAGGACTTTGGGGGCAGCGACGTGTTGGTCCGAACGATACCCGATATCTGGGATGGGCTCGACGCGCCGCGCCTGGCGGAGGAGGTCGTGCGTTCGTTGGCAGAGGACGGAGCGCAGGCGGATGCCCGGGAGGCTCTGCGGGAGCGGATCGTCCTGCGCGCGTGCAAGGCGGCCATCAAGGCCCACGACCACCTGTCGGATGAAGAGATCGCGGCGCTGTGCCAGGCGCTCGCCGGGCTGGAAGACCCGTTTCACTGTCCGCACGGGCGTCCGGTGATCCTCCGGTTGACGCAACACGAATTGGAAAAGGAGTTTCGGCGCATTGTCTGA
- the mutS gene encoding DNA mismatch repair protein MutS: MSLTPMMKQYLETKAQHPDALLMFRLGDFYELFMDDAVTAARALDITLTGRDAGSYGRVPMCGVPYHAAEQYIARLIDQGFSVAICEQMEDPKLAKGLVRREVVRVITPGTHVQEGDAGPRYLASAVYRGGRWGTGVIDISTGEVWCAEYADEGPLADLFEQWRPSEVLVYEATKEDAAYAWLRAWTEARQVRMTVRPEPRRPDAQQRQAVCEQYGVPNLVPLDLDGRPVAAEALGFGLTYVRETQRQLVAHLRPPRMLEREEFLVVDQTARRNLELVETQRTRQRRGSLLGLLDVTCTAMGARLLRRWVERPLLNVARIDERLDAVGALAGDALLRAQAREYLKRVFDLERLVGKVALGSATPRDLLALARSLSVLPDLCRLFTDSSSGLLRASAAGIPDLTELADRIQHALEDQPPATVRDGGFIRAGFDPELDELRQVSRNAKVWLAEFEQKERERTGIRSLKVGYNKVFGYYIEVSKANVHLVPDTYERRQTLTGAERYTLPELKEREEQILTAAERAVARELALFDALCQAVLDRLQEVQRAAEQVAVLDALSALATVSAEHGYVRPEVVEERGIFIRQGRHPVVEAANPGRFVPNDAELGEGRDLLLITGPNMAGKSTYMRQVALIVLLAHIGCFVPAAEARIGLVDRIFTRIGASDDLGAGQSTFMVEMVELAQILRQASDRSLVLLDEIGRGTSTYDGMSIAEAVMEALQQPGRRPLTLFATHYHELTAKVAHLPAAANCSVAVQETAEGIVFLHTVVNRPADKSYGIQVARLAGIPPEVITRAEQLLAVREAAASDTGGSRETAAAVAAREVPGGVEAAAAVEKPQEAPRDRLVPLPLAGPLVDELLSRLAKVDVLRLTPLEAMQVLHELAEQAREVAAWGGSR, encoded by the coding sequence GTGTCGCTGACACCCATGATGAAGCAGTATTTAGAGACGAAGGCCCAGCATCCGGACGCGCTCCTGATGTTCCGGCTGGGAGACTTCTATGAGCTGTTCATGGACGATGCCGTCACCGCCGCCCGGGCGCTCGACATCACGTTGACCGGGCGGGACGCGGGGAGCTATGGACGAGTCCCGATGTGCGGGGTGCCGTACCACGCTGCAGAACAGTACATCGCCCGGCTGATTGACCAAGGGTTTTCGGTGGCTATCTGCGAGCAGATGGAGGATCCCAAACTCGCTAAAGGGCTGGTGCGGCGTGAGGTGGTACGGGTGATCACGCCAGGAACCCATGTTCAGGAGGGGGACGCCGGCCCTCGTTACCTGGCATCTGCCGTGTACCGGGGCGGGCGTTGGGGCACCGGCGTGATCGATATCTCGACAGGGGAAGTGTGGTGCGCAGAATACGCGGATGAAGGGCCGCTCGCGGATCTGTTCGAACAGTGGCGGCCCAGCGAGGTCCTGGTGTACGAGGCGACGAAGGAGGACGCCGCATACGCATGGTTGCGGGCATGGACGGAAGCCCGCCAGGTCCGCATGACCGTGCGGCCGGAGCCCCGCCGGCCGGACGCGCAGCAGCGCCAGGCCGTCTGCGAGCAGTACGGCGTGCCGAATTTGGTTCCGCTCGACCTCGATGGACGCCCCGTCGCCGCTGAGGCCCTCGGATTTGGACTGACATACGTGCGCGAGACCCAACGTCAGCTGGTGGCCCACCTGCGCCCCCCGCGGATGCTGGAGCGGGAAGAGTTCCTCGTCGTGGATCAGACCGCGCGTCGGAACCTGGAACTGGTGGAGACACAGCGCACGCGCCAGCGCCGCGGTTCTCTCTTGGGCCTTTTGGACGTGACGTGCACGGCCATGGGCGCCCGCCTGCTGCGGCGTTGGGTCGAACGCCCGCTGTTGAATGTGGCGCGGATCGACGAACGGCTGGATGCCGTGGGAGCCCTGGCCGGGGACGCCCTGCTGCGGGCCCAGGCCAGGGAGTATCTGAAACGGGTGTTCGACCTGGAACGGTTGGTGGGCAAAGTGGCGCTCGGCAGCGCAACCCCCCGTGACCTGCTGGCGTTGGCGCGATCGCTGTCGGTGCTTCCGGACCTGTGCCGGTTGTTCACGGACAGCTCGAGCGGCCTCTTGCGCGCGAGCGCGGCGGGAATCCCCGATCTGACCGAGTTGGCGGACCGCATCCAACACGCCCTTGAGGATCAGCCGCCGGCGACGGTCCGGGACGGGGGATTCATCCGCGCCGGGTTCGATCCGGAGCTCGACGAATTGCGCCAGGTGAGCCGGAATGCAAAGGTGTGGCTGGCGGAGTTCGAACAGAAGGAGCGCGAGCGAACCGGCATCCGTTCGCTGAAGGTGGGGTACAACAAAGTCTTCGGGTACTACATCGAGGTCTCAAAGGCGAACGTCCACCTGGTCCCCGACACCTACGAACGCCGTCAGACCTTGACTGGTGCGGAGCGTTACACCCTCCCGGAGCTCAAGGAGCGGGAAGAGCAGATCCTGACGGCGGCCGAACGGGCGGTCGCCCGGGAGTTGGCGCTGTTCGATGCCCTGTGCCAAGCCGTGCTGGATCGCCTGCAGGAAGTGCAGCGGGCGGCCGAGCAGGTGGCGGTGTTGGATGCCCTCTCCGCGTTGGCCACGGTCTCGGCGGAGCACGGGTATGTTCGGCCGGAGGTGGTGGAAGAGCGAGGCATCTTCATCCGCCAGGGGCGGCATCCGGTGGTCGAGGCGGCCAATCCCGGCCGCTTTGTGCCCAATGACGCTGAGCTGGGGGAAGGGCGGGACCTGTTGCTCATCACGGGTCCGAATATGGCTGGTAAGAGCACCTACATGCGGCAGGTGGCGCTGATTGTGCTGCTCGCCCACATCGGCTGTTTCGTCCCGGCAGCGGAAGCGCGCATTGGGCTTGTGGATCGCATCTTCACACGGATCGGGGCGTCCGATGATCTCGGTGCCGGTCAGAGCACGTTCATGGTCGAAATGGTGGAGCTGGCGCAGATCCTGCGCCAGGCCAGCGACCGGAGTCTTGTGCTTTTGGACGAAATCGGTCGGGGAACGAGTACATACGACGGGATGAGCATCGCCGAGGCGGTGATGGAGGCGCTTCAGCAGCCCGGCCGGAGGCCGCTCACGCTGTTCGCAACGCATTACCACGAGTTGACCGCCAAGGTGGCCCACCTGCCGGCGGCCGCGAACTGCTCGGTAGCGGTGCAGGAGACAGCCGAGGGCATTGTGTTCTTGCACACCGTGGTCAACCGGCCGGCGGATAAGAGCTACGGTATTCAGGTGGCTCGCTTGGCGGGGATTCCGCCGGAAGTGATCACTCGCGCCGAGCAGCTGCTGGCCGTCCGTGAGGCCGCTGCCTCGGACACCGGCGGCAGCAGGGAGACCGCGGCCGCTGTGGCGGCGCGGGAGGTTCCCGGCGGAGTTGAGGCTGCGGCTGCCGTGGAGAAGCCACAGGAAGCGCCGCGGGATCGGTTGGTGCCCCTGCCTCTGGCTGGCCCGTTGGTGGACGAGCTGTTGTCGCGTCTGGCCAAGGTCGACGTGCTCCGGCTCACCCCGCTGGAAGCGATGCAGGTGCTGCACGAGTTGGCCGAACAAGCTCGGGAGGTGGCGGCGTGGGGCGGATCCAGGTAA
- a CDS encoding YlbF family regulator: MSRDALLRKADEIARMIGCSDAAVRFWKARAKMENNRRAQQLFETLKLKTNNSLGLQAVFPADHPRVRQLDEEIAKLEHELYEIPVAMQYKEAQAELNELMQGVVQLLLNRLSDRVPVERGPRLGCGQGPNGTGCTCGERD, encoded by the coding sequence ATGAGCCGGGATGCCCTGCTGCGGAAAGCGGACGAGATCGCGCGAATGATCGGCTGCTCGGACGCTGCCGTACGGTTTTGGAAGGCGCGTGCGAAGATGGAGAACAACCGCCGGGCCCAGCAACTGTTTGAGACCTTGAAGCTGAAGACCAACAACAGCCTGGGACTGCAGGCGGTGTTTCCAGCCGATCATCCCCGCGTCCGCCAACTGGATGAGGAGATTGCCAAGCTGGAGCACGAGCTGTACGAGATCCCGGTCGCCATGCAGTACAAAGAGGCACAGGCCGAGCTCAACGAGCTGATGCAAGGGGTCGTGCAACTGCTGCTCAACCGGCTGTCGGATCGGGTCCCGGTAGAACGCGGTCCACGCTTGGGTTGTGGCCAGGGACCGAATGGAACCGGGTGTACCTGCGGAGAACGCGATTAG
- the miaB gene encoding tRNA (N6-isopentenyl adenosine(37)-C2)-methylthiotransferase MiaB, giving the protein MENLIHKLRQGRLQPGAGITFGTHRPNPVERIRFDATALTEGCQVGRKPSGEPYRFVIKTYGCQMNEHDTEMMAGLLCAMGYEPASADEDADLILFNTCAVRENAEDKVFGEIGRIRPLKYRNPELLIGLCGCMAQEQGVQKMVLEKFPWVDLVFGTHNIHRLPQLVTRARHSQDTVLEVWDKAAVTVEDIPKLRQDRVRAWINVQYGCNKFCTYCIVPYTRGAERSRLPQDILEEVRELAAGGVREVTLLGQNVNDYGVDLGNVTFAGLLRQVNEIPGLARIRFTTSNPWNFTDELIRAVAECDKVVEHIHLPVQSGNNQVLKRMNRSHTREFYLALVDKIRAAIPDVALTTDIIVGFPGETEAQFEDTLRLVEEVQFDNAFTFIYSPREHTPAANWPDDVSDAEKKERLLRLNELQAAISLRKNQALAGQTVEVLVEGRSKTNADVLAGRTRTNKLVLFPGPASLIGQLVNVRIEQPQSWTLRGQLVDVPQGALA; this is encoded by the coding sequence GTGGAGAACTTGATTCATAAATTGCGGCAAGGCCGCCTTCAACCGGGTGCCGGGATCACCTTTGGCACTCACCGCCCAAATCCAGTGGAGCGAATCCGATTTGATGCGACGGCGCTGACCGAAGGCTGCCAGGTGGGCCGCAAACCATCCGGCGAACCGTACCGGTTTGTGATTAAAACCTATGGCTGTCAGATGAACGAACACGATACCGAGATGATGGCCGGGCTGTTGTGTGCGATGGGCTACGAGCCGGCCAGCGCCGACGAAGACGCCGATCTCATCCTGTTCAACACCTGCGCCGTGCGTGAGAACGCGGAGGACAAGGTGTTCGGGGAGATCGGCCGGATTCGGCCCCTGAAGTACAGGAATCCGGAGTTGTTGATCGGCCTGTGCGGCTGCATGGCGCAGGAGCAAGGCGTGCAGAAGATGGTGCTGGAGAAGTTCCCTTGGGTCGACCTCGTCTTCGGCACGCACAATATTCACCGGCTTCCGCAGCTCGTGACGCGGGCGCGCCACAGCCAGGACACGGTGCTCGAGGTGTGGGACAAAGCAGCCGTCACCGTTGAGGACATCCCGAAGCTGCGGCAGGACCGGGTGCGGGCGTGGATCAATGTGCAGTATGGCTGCAACAAATTCTGTACCTATTGCATTGTCCCGTATACCCGCGGGGCGGAGCGAAGCCGCCTGCCCCAAGACATCCTCGAAGAGGTGCGGGAATTGGCCGCTGGCGGGGTGCGCGAAGTTACGCTGCTCGGGCAAAACGTCAATGACTACGGAGTGGACCTCGGGAATGTGACCTTCGCAGGGCTTCTCCGTCAAGTCAACGAAATCCCGGGATTGGCGAGGATCCGGTTCACGACGTCGAATCCGTGGAATTTCACGGACGAACTGATCCGGGCTGTCGCCGAATGCGACAAGGTGGTGGAACACATCCATCTCCCGGTACAATCGGGGAACAACCAGGTCTTGAAGCGCATGAACCGGAGCCACACCCGTGAGTTTTATCTCGCGTTGGTGGACAAGATCCGCGCCGCCATCCCCGATGTGGCGCTGACGACCGACATCATCGTCGGCTTTCCCGGCGAGACCGAGGCTCAGTTCGAAGACACGCTGCGCTTGGTGGAAGAAGTGCAGTTCGACAACGCGTTCACGTTCATCTACTCGCCGCGCGAACACACGCCAGCGGCAAACTGGCCAGACGATGTCAGCGATGCGGAGAAAAAGGAGCGGCTGCTGCGCTTAAATGAGCTCCAAGCGGCCATCAGCCTCCGAAAGAATCAAGCGCTCGCCGGTCAGACGGTCGAGGTGTTGGTGGAAGGCCGCAGTAAGACCAACGCTGACGTACTCGCCGGCCGGACCCGCACCAATAAACTGGTGTTGTTCCCAGGGCCCGCTTCGTTGATCGGCCAACTTGTGAACGTTCGGATCGAGCAACCGCAGTCGTGGACGCTCCGCGGCCAGTTGGTGGACGTGCCGCAGGGGGCGTTGGCATGA